One genomic segment of Pedobacter endophyticus includes these proteins:
- a CDS encoding helix-turn-helix transcriptional regulator: MLDIGITLRKYRNKYGYTQQFVADCIGISRVSYRKWEDNDVEFTVKQLQKIAEFYNIVIDQIIKESLINDP; the protein is encoded by the coding sequence ATGTTAGATATAGGGATTACTTTAAGAAAATACAGGAACAAGTACGGATACACACAACAATTTGTCGCCGATTGCATTGGCATTAGTCGTGTTAGTTATCGAAAATGGGAAGATAACGATGTAGAATTCACGGTTAAGCAACTCCAAAAGATTGCTGAGTTTTACAACATCGTTATTGATCAGATCATTAAGGAAAGCTTAATAAACGATCCTTAG
- a CDS encoding MAC/perforin domain-containing protein: MKKNYKIKLICLICAFTALLSNCKKGETIEKKGLSGKHNGLAIAGDGKWDLLGHGYDITGELFDRNSASDVSIIDIDNFNKDYPGRIVTPTDTKGDHNVYLGATAYDYVKDVNIKRNFGLKQTAGDDKGGKLYGTSNFSLTNDDQNTYTYNSRHSYATYESWFRIKTINFTGDVTVDLLKNYLTPLFIANLSNYSAEALVERYGTHVLLGIDIGGRLRYDYKGSVVKETTLQAKKDAIKAGFSIGIEKIFSVDLSADLSKEEKTTISNETTEKLFKGTFFGGTNSGTSFTGDKDGNTSVSINLVSWQQSINVNNATLTNINRSVPIYDFISDPGKKQQVKDAVEKYIADRQIKELGEVPIHQYYHHTNQDYLYSLSDNAIDPSWSGWAYQRPAFYGFSSAKNGSIPIYQYRHHQQTRMIYSSNPNLIQPNWPGWSSPIVAFYAYSQSNVVGTVPIYEFYNERNQCNLYSSDINAVRGYSGWLRTGIAFYAYSIN; this comes from the coding sequence ATGAAAAAGAATTACAAAATTAAATTGATCTGCTTGATATGTGCCTTTACGGCATTATTAAGCAATTGTAAAAAGGGTGAAACGATTGAGAAGAAGGGGTTGAGTGGTAAGCATAACGGTTTAGCTATTGCTGGCGATGGAAAGTGGGATTTATTAGGCCATGGTTATGATATAACTGGTGAGCTATTTGATAGAAATAGCGCTTCTGATGTGTCGATTATCGATATCGATAATTTCAACAAGGATTACCCTGGCAGAATTGTTACGCCAACTGATACAAAAGGTGATCATAATGTTTATTTAGGCGCCACTGCTTACGATTACGTAAAAGACGTAAACATTAAAAGAAATTTTGGACTTAAACAAACTGCGGGGGATGATAAAGGGGGCAAGCTCTACGGTACATCTAATTTTTCATTGACCAACGATGATCAGAATACTTACACTTACAATAGTAGGCACTCATATGCAACTTATGAATCTTGGTTTAGGATAAAAACTATAAATTTTACCGGCGATGTTACTGTTGATTTATTGAAAAACTATTTAACGCCATTATTTATCGCCAATTTATCTAATTATAGTGCAGAAGCATTAGTTGAACGATACGGAACTCATGTTTTATTAGGGATTGACATCGGAGGGCGTTTAAGATACGACTATAAAGGCTCAGTGGTTAAAGAAACTACCCTTCAGGCGAAAAAAGATGCGATAAAAGCAGGCTTCTCAATCGGAATTGAGAAAATATTCAGTGTTGATTTGAGCGCTGATCTAAGCAAAGAAGAAAAAACAACAATTTCAAATGAGACAACGGAAAAATTGTTCAAGGGAACTTTCTTTGGTGGCACAAATTCAGGAACAAGTTTTACAGGAGATAAAGATGGAAACACAAGTGTTTCAATAAATCTTGTTAGTTGGCAGCAAAGTATTAATGTCAACAACGCAACGTTGACAAATATTAACAGGTCAGTTCCTATTTATGATTTTATAAGTGATCCAGGTAAAAAACAGCAGGTTAAAGATGCCGTTGAAAAATATATTGCAGACAGGCAAATAAAAGAGCTGGGTGAAGTTCCGATTCATCAATATTACCATCATACAAACCAAGATTATCTATATAGCTTAAGTGATAATGCAATAGACCCGTCTTGGTCAGGCTGGGCTTATCAAAGGCCTGCTTTTTATGGGTTTAGTTCGGCTAAAAATGGATCGATTCCTATTTATCAATATAGACATCATCAGCAAACTAGAATGATTTATTCATCTAATCCAAATTTAATTCAGCCTAACTGGCCAGGCTGGAGCTCACCAATTGTAGCTTTCTATGCATATTCACAAAGTAATGTTGTTGGCACAGTTCCTATATATGAGTTTTATAACGAAAGAAACCAATGCAATTTGTATTCTTCTGATATAAATGCGGTAAGGGGTTATTCAGGATGGTTAAGAACGGGAATTGCCTTTTATGCATATTCAATTAATTAG
- a CDS encoding MAC/perforin domain-containing protein, which produces MKKNYKIKLICLLCAFTALLSNCKKGETIEEKGLSGKHNAVAGYGRDGKNDLLGYGYNVLGEFGNASAATRPVIDVDRLQTDYPTRVVYDLSTETKGYLTAGSDAVSYLKKITARLSTTFGYQFLGASLFKATITANYSNNDVFSAKYIYSNYYLKVQQKRLKLNTVNDVLQSYLDPEFISYVNTQTPEAIVNRYGTHVLAEIILGGKLDVTYQSQTTKSDKTKASSAGIDLNVKKIFNLNVGYTYDTHDVEENFNQTLHYATIGGDPTKSLIGDIAIGNASNPNPTPTVNISAWQSSCTLENSVLIDIAPDGLMPIWELISDPVKKEQIKNVAEKYISDGQAKLVADGLKYGIYKITK; this is translated from the coding sequence ATGAAAAAGAATTACAAAATTAAATTGATCTGCTTGTTATGTGCCTTTACGGCATTATTAAGCAATTGTAAAAAGGGTGAAACGATTGAAGAGAAGGGGTTGAGTGGTAAGCATAATGCAGTTGCAGGCTATGGCAGAGATGGGAAAAATGATTTATTAGGTTATGGCTATAATGTGCTTGGAGAATTTGGGAATGCAAGTGCAGCTACAAGGCCTGTCATCGATGTCGATCGGTTACAAACAGATTATCCCACAAGAGTGGTATATGATCTATCAACTGAAACCAAAGGTTACTTAACTGCCGGCAGTGATGCCGTATCCTATTTAAAAAAGATAACGGCCCGTCTAAGCACTACATTTGGCTATCAGTTTCTGGGAGCATCGCTGTTCAAAGCAACCATCACTGCAAACTATAGTAACAATGATGTTTTTTCAGCTAAATATATTTATAGTAACTACTATTTAAAAGTACAGCAAAAAAGACTCAAATTAAACACAGTGAATGATGTACTACAATCCTATCTAGATCCAGAATTTATATCTTATGTTAATACTCAGACACCTGAAGCTATCGTTAACAGATATGGTACACATGTTTTAGCCGAGATTATATTGGGTGGTAAATTAGATGTTACTTATCAATCACAAACTACTAAATCCGATAAAACCAAAGCAAGTTCGGCAGGTATAGACCTTAATGTAAAAAAGATCTTTAATCTGAATGTAGGATACACTTATGACACTCATGATGTTGAAGAAAATTTTAACCAAACTTTACATTATGCAACTATAGGAGGCGATCCAACTAAAAGCTTGATTGGCGATATTGCTATAGGCAACGCTTCGAATCCAAATCCAACGCCAACAGTTAATATCTCAGCATGGCAAAGTAGCTGCACGCTAGAAAATTCAGTGCTAATTGATATTGCTCCCGATGGCTTAATGCCTATATGGGAGCTAATCTCCGATCCAGTAAAAAAGGAACAAATTAAAAATGTGGCTGAAAAATATATTAGTGATGGGCAGGCTAAGCTTGTAGCTGACGGGCTTAAATATGGTATCTATAAAATAACTAAATAA
- a CDS encoding RICIN domain-containing protein, with the protein MTSSQALTIPNYKGSSYKNGTDACQWPWYDGSEQKWSVQKIGDGTYKMTNLKSNQVLTIPNYSGSSYKNGTNACQWPWYDGSEQKWNLEKIGDNTYKIINEKSKQVLTIPNYNNSASLYKNGTNACQWSWYGGNEQKWKFELLQEL; encoded by the coding sequence ATAACTAGCAGTCAAGCCTTAACCATCCCTAATTACAAAGGATCATCTTATAAAAACGGAACAGATGCTTGCCAGTGGCCTTGGTATGATGGGAGCGAGCAAAAATGGTCTGTCCAAAAAATAGGAGATGGTACTTACAAAATGACAAACCTAAAAAGCAATCAGGTGTTAACTATCCCCAATTATTCAGGTTCATCATATAAAAATGGCACCAATGCGTGCCAGTGGCCATGGTACGATGGAAGCGAACAAAAATGGAATCTTGAAAAAATAGGAGATAATACCTATAAAATAATCAATGAAAAAAGTAAACAAGTTTTAACCATTCCTAATTACAACAATTCTGCTTCATTATATAAAAATGGAACAAATGCCTGCCAGTGGTCTTGGTATGGTGGAAATGAGCAAAAATGGAAATTTGAACTACTTCAAGAACTTTAA
- a CDS encoding S41 family peptidase, translating to MLNTSNYSLPILVSILLWSPCVLSCKKENNIGANVEETVSPTTGTRTELTIDSIFLYAKQIYLWNEVLPAYKSFLPREKYVHIAPEIIAFKKELFDISQLKINLSTGVPYEKSINGSPKYSYLQAGSISAGTSQAGPATGELISSNSVIESGGKKIAYVALTGFPKLIDSKAKLDDIFARFSIEKPKYLIIDLRNNRGGYVETAEYVVNLIAPSTLNGKVMYSEQFNSTLQTGKASILKHQPYLDEYGKPVIYKGRNATMADVDYTEAGNTYRFDKKGTLETVEAVYIIVSGRTASASELLISCLKPYINVKLVGESTYGKPVGFFAINIDQYAVYLSSFFLKNAQGWSEYFNGMEVDIPVSLANDAPFGDVNEPGLKTAIAAIVNNGKPSTKKTSVPSKPIILQSARTLSAKANIQWGAFENRLRLKP from the coding sequence ATGTTAAATACCTCTAATTACAGTTTGCCTATCTTGGTGTCTATTTTACTCTGGTCTCCATGCGTTTTAAGCTGTAAGAAAGAGAATAATATAGGTGCTAATGTCGAAGAGACTGTTTCTCCAACCACAGGAACGAGAACTGAGCTTACCATCGATTCGATATTTCTCTATGCGAAACAGATTTATTTATGGAATGAAGTACTACCAGCATATAAAAGCTTTTTGCCTAGAGAAAAGTACGTTCACATAGCGCCAGAGATTATCGCATTTAAAAAGGAGCTTTTTGACATTTCACAATTAAAAATAAATCTGTCGACAGGAGTGCCCTACGAAAAATCGATTAATGGTTCCCCCAAATACTCTTATTTGCAAGCTGGTAGCATAAGCGCCGGCACTTCTCAGGCTGGCCCAGCAACTGGCGAACTAATATCCAGCAACAGTGTTATTGAATCTGGCGGAAAAAAAATCGCTTATGTGGCTTTGACTGGGTTTCCTAAATTGATTGATAGTAAAGCTAAACTTGATGATATTTTTGCTAGATTCTCTATAGAAAAGCCGAAATACTTGATTATAGACTTACGCAACAATAGGGGCGGATATGTAGAAACTGCCGAATACGTAGTTAATTTAATTGCACCTAGCACGCTAAATGGAAAGGTAATGTATTCGGAGCAATTTAATTCGACCCTGCAAACGGGGAAAGCCTCCATTTTAAAGCACCAACCTTACTTAGATGAATATGGAAAGCCTGTGATTTATAAAGGCCGGAATGCAACCATGGCCGATGTAGATTATACGGAGGCGGGCAATACCTATCGATTTGATAAAAAAGGCACGCTCGAAACCGTTGAGGCTGTTTACATCATTGTATCTGGTCGTACAGCATCGGCAAGCGAACTGCTTATCAGTTGCCTTAAACCTTATATAAATGTTAAACTGGTTGGGGAAAGCACATATGGAAAGCCTGTTGGCTTCTTTGCGATAAATATCGATCAATATGCTGTTTATTTAAGTAGTTTCTTCCTAAAAAATGCACAAGGTTGGTCTGAATATTTTAATGGAATGGAGGTTGATATACCGGTTAGTTTAGCCAATGATGCCCCATTTGGGGATGTTAATGAACCTGGGTTAAAAACTGCAATCGCTGCGATAGTAAATAATGGAAAACCTTCAACTAAGAAAACTTCTGTCCCAAGCAAACCTATCATTTTGCAATCTGCTCGCACCCTCTCAGCAAAAGCTAACATTCAGTGGGGCGCTTTTGAGAATAGGCTGAGGCTCAAGCCATAA
- a CDS encoding alpha-1,2-fucosyltransferase has product MKIVKILGGLGNQMFQYAFYLALRKNFGTVKISTASFDEYTLHNGFELEHIFNIQADYASGVMSKIYDPTFNKWNIRKLRRVFGLKKTYYEEKKLFDFDKQALEENVSNRLYWGYWQNERYFIDIADEITNAFKFRPPLSAKNKLVNEEIKHSNSVAIHVRRGDYLTNELLGGLCGLDYYQQAISILEQRIPNAIYFIFSNDIDWCKAHLNLPKASAINWNHGLQSYVDMQLMSACKHQIIANSSFSWWAAWLNSYSEKIVIAPKIWANGIDNNDQVCPKTWLRI; this is encoded by the coding sequence GTGAAAATAGTTAAAATTTTAGGCGGTTTAGGCAATCAAATGTTTCAATACGCATTTTATTTGGCTTTGCGGAAAAACTTTGGAACGGTTAAGATTAGTACAGCGAGCTTTGACGAGTATACCTTGCATAACGGTTTCGAGCTTGAACATATCTTCAACATTCAGGCTGATTATGCTTCCGGGGTGATGAGTAAAATATATGATCCCACCTTTAATAAGTGGAATATTAGGAAGCTAAGGCGTGTTTTTGGTTTGAAAAAGACTTACTATGAAGAAAAGAAGTTGTTTGATTTTGATAAACAAGCTTTAGAAGAAAATGTAAGCAATAGGCTGTATTGGGGATATTGGCAAAACGAACGTTATTTTATTGATATTGCAGACGAAATTACCAACGCCTTTAAGTTTAGACCGCCATTATCAGCAAAAAACAAGTTAGTAAACGAGGAGATTAAACACTCCAATAGCGTAGCTATACATGTTAGAAGAGGCGATTATTTAACAAACGAACTTTTGGGTGGATTATGTGGCTTGGATTATTACCAGCAGGCTATTTCCATACTTGAACAGCGTATTCCTAATGCAATATACTTTATTTTTTCGAATGACATTGACTGGTGTAAGGCACATTTAAACCTACCTAAAGCAAGCGCTATTAATTGGAACCATGGGTTACAAAGTTATGTAGATATGCAATTGATGAGCGCATGTAAACATCAAATCATTGCAAACAGTAGTTTTAGTTGGTGGGCAGCTTGGCTCAATAGTTATTCGGAAAAAATAGTTATAGCACCAAAAATCTGGGCAAATGGCATCGACAATAATGACCAGGTTTGTCCAAAAACATGGTTAAGGATATGA
- a CDS encoding DUF268 domain-containing protein: MIKKIKKLLKNDAKTKNFKLQFNQLITLEKQTDKRFVLDSKDLYPCLSDATTYTGFDRHYVYHPAWAARIIKANNPKKHIDISSTLHFCSILSAFIPVEFYDYRPAKLYLTGLKALGGDLLNLPFADRSVYSLSCMHTVEHIGLGRYGDPLDYDGDKKAIDELKRVLAPGGNLLFVVPLANTTRYILTLTVYILKKAFLSCFRICSLKNLH, encoded by the coding sequence ATGATTAAGAAAATAAAAAAATTGTTGAAGAATGATGCGAAAACGAAAAATTTTAAGCTTCAATTTAACCAGTTAATAACGTTAGAAAAGCAAACAGATAAACGCTTTGTTCTGGATAGTAAGGATTTATATCCTTGCTTAAGTGATGCGACTACATACACTGGATTTGATAGGCATTACGTTTACCATCCGGCTTGGGCTGCAAGAATAATTAAAGCCAATAACCCCAAAAAGCATATTGACATTTCGTCGACCCTTCATTTTTGCTCGATACTATCTGCTTTCATCCCCGTAGAATTTTATGACTATAGGCCTGCAAAACTTTATCTAACAGGATTAAAGGCGCTCGGTGGCGATTTGTTAAATTTACCTTTCGCAGACCGCAGTGTTTACTCATTATCCTGTATGCATACCGTTGAACATATCGGCTTGGGGCGTTATGGTGACCCCTTAGATTATGACGGAGATAAAAAAGCTATTGACGAACTTAAAAGAGTATTAGCGCCCGGCGGAAATCTCCTCTTTGTAGTACCTCTGGCAAATACCACAAGATACATTTTAACGCTCACCGTGTATATACTAAAGAAAGCATTTTTGAGCTGTTTTCGGATTTGCAGCTTAAAGAATTTGCACTAA
- a CDS encoding glycosyltransferase family 2 protein, with protein sequence MIKTPLVTVFMAAYNAEPFIRQSILSVINQTFGDFQLLIVNDGSTDNTVGVIESIKDPRIKLVHNDGNRGVFYTRNRLLNLAIGKYIAILDSDDVASPDRLELQLAFMESHPDIALCGGNAAVINESGELTGVNYIEPFDETIEVFMLFGNPYINSTAIFKKDVFLALGGYKDYDPAEDFELFTRIAENYPVANLNQTLVNYRIHSNNISIKDNSRQIKNEIRVLHNLRKQLGLTNDELWSAIHLSLYKRQTNQFTVKEYATFLSEVKLANRQTKRYKQNILDEFLFNKWYEILRERKAKAALFLFFDNRLFKWRFCTFKQVRKVFKQSFFSLRNR encoded by the coding sequence ATGATAAAAACTCCGTTAGTTACGGTTTTTATGGCCGCGTATAATGCTGAGCCATTTATTCGTCAATCAATCCTAAGCGTCATCAATCAAACATTTGGCGATTTTCAATTACTTATCGTGAATGATGGATCTACCGATAATACGGTAGGTGTAATTGAAAGTATAAAAGACCCTCGAATAAAGCTTGTGCATAATGATGGTAATCGAGGCGTATTTTATACGCGGAACCGACTGTTGAACTTGGCTATCGGAAAATACATTGCAATTTTAGATAGCGATGATGTAGCAAGCCCAGATAGACTGGAGCTCCAATTGGCTTTTATGGAGAGCCACCCTGATATCGCCCTATGTGGAGGGAATGCTGCGGTGATTAATGAAAGTGGTGAGCTTACAGGAGTTAATTATATCGAACCGTTCGACGAAACTATTGAAGTGTTTATGTTGTTTGGCAATCCCTACATTAACTCAACAGCGATATTTAAAAAGGATGTATTCCTTGCGTTGGGTGGTTACAAAGATTATGATCCAGCCGAAGATTTTGAGCTGTTTACCAGAATAGCGGAAAATTACCCAGTTGCCAACTTAAACCAAACCTTGGTAAATTACCGTATCCATTCAAATAATATATCTATAAAAGATAACAGCAGGCAGATAAAAAACGAAATTCGCGTCCTCCATAACCTGCGCAAGCAATTGGGCTTAACAAACGATGAACTTTGGTCCGCCATCCATCTATCGTTATACAAAAGGCAAACAAATCAATTTACTGTTAAAGAATATGCGACCTTTTTAAGTGAAGTCAAGTTAGCAAATCGACAGACAAAAAGATATAAGCAAAATATATTAGATGAATTTCTATTTAACAAATGGTATGAAATTTTAAGAGAAAGAAAGGCGAAGGCAGCACTCTTTCTGTTCTTTGATAACAGGTTGTTTAAGTGGAGGTTTTGTACTTTTAAGCAGGTAAGAAAGGTATTTAAGCAGTCGTTCTTTTCTTTGCGCAATAGATAG